In Schistocerca nitens isolate TAMUIC-IGC-003100 chromosome 10, iqSchNite1.1, whole genome shotgun sequence, a single window of DNA contains:
- the LOC126209896 gene encoding uncharacterized protein LOC126209896: protein MWTLKVCIFAAAAILSAATAENNSGAPADAKKTEKRGVYGGFGTAGGLGASGGYAGYGGGGLGGVASAGAFGGGGIGAGLGGAGFGSGLGGAGIGAGLGGSGTGVVPVVYVRNQHPVLVPVPVTRKVHVVIPVPVPQPVPVRVGGGVGLGGGIGGGAGVGLGGGIGGGAGLGGGFGGGAGYGGGYGGGVTGGASGLGGLVGGYGGYGGYGGYGGYGKGGGLGGAGGVTGYSSVTISTGGGHHSKG from the exons AAAGTGTGCATCTTCGCCGCAGCTGCCATTTTGAGTGCTGCAACAGCTGAAAACAATTCGGGCGCTCCTGCCGACGCCAAGAAGACTGAGAAAAGGGGCGTTTATGGTGGCTTCGGGACTGCAGG GGGCTTGGGTGCAAGTGGTGGCTATGCCGGATATGGAGGTGGTGGTCTAGGTGGAGTCGCCAGCGCCGGAGCATTCGGCGGAGGCGGCATCGGAGCTGGACTCGGTGGAGCCGGCTTCGGGAGTGGACTCGGTGGAGCCGGCATAGGAGCTGGACTCGGTGGAAGTGGAACGGGTGTGGTTCCAGTGGTGTATGTGCGAAATCAACATCCAGTTCTAGTGCCTGTACCCGTAACCAGGAAGGTCCACGTAGTCATCCCTGTGCCGGTGCCTCAGCCGGTTCCTGTCAGAGTGGGTGGTGGTGTGGGTCTTGGGGGCGGCATTGGTGGAGGAGCTGGTGTAGGTCTCGGGGGCGGCATTGGTGGAGGGGCTGGGCTTGGTGGTGGTTTCGGAGGAGGAGCCGGATATGGGGGTGGCTATGGAGGAGGTGTCACTGGGGGAGCATCTGGTCTCGGTGGCCTGGTCGGAGGCTACGGAGGTTACGGGGGTTACGGAGGTTATGGAGGCTACGGAAAGGGAGGTGGCTTGGGTGGAGCTGGAGGTGTGACGGGCTACTCCAGCGTAACCATTTCTACTGGCGGCGGTCATCACTCCAAGGGGTAA